From the genome of Ziziphus jujuba cultivar Dongzao chromosome 6, ASM3175591v1, one region includes:
- the LOC107407276 gene encoding cellulose synthase-like protein G2, producing the protein MEGTISPCGAALAKLTAQGKKIKMEARASHAPTLHTVHISRRTAVNGVYAAIYAAAIMALLYHHALTLLHSTTLSSSFFISLCLLISDLVLASMWAMTQTFRMRLVYRNEFPENIKKVAKESEFPALDVFICTADPQKEPAMSVVNTAISVMAYDYPTEKLSVYVSDDGGSALTLFALMEAAKFASHWLPFCRKNNVVERSPEAYFAANHYSSSLKSESQKIKIMYDSMKDRVEKVVERGKVGQAELEHINGGTEVEAFKKYWSEGFTRSQHPSVIEVILQNTQDKDITGHFLPNLIYVSRQKSTTSPHNFKAGALNVLIRVSATMTNAPIFLVLDCDMYSNDPKTPLRQLCYFLGHQAIPNLGFVQFPQRFHGINKNDIYASEYKYIFRLDPKGFDGLAGSNFNGTGCFFHRRALFGSPLSFQPPEIAELEPYNIVKRPIKSQEVLALADRVSSCTYEKHTYWGSKIGFRYGSLVEDYYTSFRLHCGGWTSIFCDPERPAFLGDAPINLVDILNQTKRWSIGLLEVGFSKYSPITFGIRSLGLRMGLAYSNIAFWPTWSIPITIYAFLPQLALIKGFPIFPKVSETWFLLYMFLGLGAYGHNLIIYVLEEGTVQNWWNDQRMWMIRGLSSYLFGLVEYFLKCFGISTQGFNVTSKVVEDEQSKRYEQGIFEFGVPSPIFVPLTMAAILNLVSFFVGIVQIIRGSKLMEELFVQMFIAGYFALNFWPIYDSVFLRSDKGKLPSKTTVLAAFLTWIVYKASGFILRN; encoded by the exons ATGGAAGG TACCATCTCTCCTTGTGGTGCAGCTCTAGCAAAGCTCACagcacaaggaaaaaaaataaaaatggaggcCAGGGCCAGCCATGCTCCAACTCTTCACACGGTTCATATCTCCCGTCGGACCGCCGTGAACGGTGTTTATGCCGCTATTTACGCGGCGGCCATAATGGCCTTGCTCTATCACCATGCACTCACGCTCCTCCACTCCACCACCTTGTCATCGTCCTTCTTCATCTCTCTCTGCTTGCTTATCTCCGACCTTGTTCTTGCTTCCATGTGGGCCATGACACAGACTTTCCGTATGCGTCTGGTTTACAGGAATGAATTCCCGGAAAACATCAAGAAAGTTGCGAAGGAATCCGAGTTTCCGGCACTGGACGTGTTCATATGCACGGCGGATCCACAAAAGGAGCCAGCTATGAGCGTCGTGAATACTGCGATATCGGTGATGGCTTATGATTATCCGACGGAGAAGCTTTCGGTGTATGTTTCCGACGACGGAGGCTCGGCTCTAACCCTTTTCGCTTTGATGGAGGCTGCAAAGTTTGCCAGCCACTGGTTGCCTTTTTGCAGGAAGAACAATGTTGTAGAGCGGAGCCCTGAAGCTTATTTTGCTGCTAATCATTACTCTTCCAGCTTAAAATCCGaatctcagaagatcaag ATTATGTACGATAGCATGAAAGACAGGGTAGAGAAAGTGGTAGAGAGAGGGAAAGTTGGGCAAGCAGAGTTAGAGCACATCAACGGGGGAACAGAAGTTGAGGCGTTCAAGAAGTACTGGAGTGAAGGATTTACACGCTCTCAACACCCCTCAGTTATTGAAGTTATCTTGCAAAATACTCAAGACAAAGACATCACCGGTCATTTTTTGCCCAACCTTATTTATGTGTCTAGGCAAAAGTCCACCACTTCACCTCACAATTTTAAGGCTGGTGCTCTTAATGTCTTA ATTAGAGTTTCAGCTACCATGACCAATGCGCCCATATTCCTAGTCTTGGATTGTGATATGTATTCAAATGATCCCAAAACACCTTTGCGCCAACTATGTTACTTTTTAGGCCATCAAGCTATACCCAATTTGGGATTTGTTCAATTTCCTCAACGATTTCATGGGATTAACAAGAATGATATATATGCTTctgaatacaaatatatattccgACTTGATCCTAAGGGATTTGATGGACTTGCCGGTAGTAATTTTAATGGCACTGGTTGCTTTTTCCATCGGCGTGCTCTTTTTGGTAGTCCATTGTCTTTTCAGCCACCAGAAATCGCTGAGCTTGAACCATATAACATTGTGAAAAGGCCTATTAAGTCACAAGAAGTTTTGGCACTGGCTGATCGTGTATCATCTTGCACTTATGAGAAGCACACCTACTGGGGCTCTAAG ATTGGCTTTAGATATGGATCCCTAGTGGAGGACTACTACACAAGCTTTAGGTTGCACTGTGGAGGATGGACATCCATATTCTGTGATCCTGAAAGACCAGCATTTTTGGGTGATGCGCCTATCAACCTCGTTGATATCTTAAACCAAACTAAACGATGGTCCATTGGGCTCCTTGAGGTGGGTTTCTCAAAATATAGTCCAATAACTTTCGGAATACGATCATTGGGCCTACGCATGGGCCTTGCTTATTCGAATATAGCTTTTTGGCCCACATGGTCCATTCCAATCACCATTTATGCTTTCCTCCCCCAACTAGCTCTTATAAAAGGATTCCCAATCTTCCCCAAG GTCTCAGAAACATGGTTTTTATTGTACATGTTTCTTGGACTAGGAGCATATGGACATAATTTGATTATCTATGTTTTAGAAGAAGGAACAGTACAAAATTGGTGGAATGATCAGAGGATGTGGATGATAAGGGGACTGTCATCCTACTTGTTTGGATTGGTCGAATATTTTCTCAAATGCTTTGGAATTTCCACCCAAGGATTCAATGTGACTAGCAAAGTTGTTGAAGATGAACAAAGCAAAAGATATGAACAAGGAATCTTTGAGTTTGGAGTCCCATCACCCATTTTTGTGCCATTAACAATGGCTGCAATACTCAATCTGGTATCATTCTTTGTGGGGATTGTACAGATCATCAGAGGAAGCAAATTAATGGAGGAACTGTTTGTGCAGATGTTTATTGCAGGATATTTTGCACTGAATTTTTGGCCAATTTATGACTCTGTCTTCCTTAGGAGCGACAAAGGAAAGCTTCCTAGCAAAACTACAGTGCTTGCAGCTTTTCTTACATGGATTGTTTATAAAGCATCTGGTTTTATTCTGAGGAATTAA
- the LOC107407519 gene encoding probable E3 ubiquitin-protein ligase RHA4A isoform X1: protein MGLPQSSTSPHLYSQALQLKLYQAFIFSIPILFSIILFLLFYLFYLKRRASTLSTSPSILARRSDIHQDAPYVSSPCQVGLKGELKDKLPIVLFDEELRKRDSQCCVCLGDFEIKEELLQIPSCKHVFHIDCIHHWLQSNTSCPLCRCSVIPTATKLANPVPPPSESEPRPEPIIQPNVAVSNQSQQVVPQEQQQQVTSPSSMEGISPSSPMRSTIPRDCGSSSWFSSICRGNNEMGNYPEQESVIIHIQTHNS, encoded by the exons ATGGGCCTTCCTCAATCTTCAACCTCTCCTCATCTTTACTCTCAAGCACTCCAACTTAAACTATACCAGGCCTTCATTTTCTCAATTCCTATCCTTTTTTCCATCATTCTCTTCCTGTTGTTTTACTTGTTCTATCTCAAGAGGAGGGCTTCAACTCTTTCAACCTCTCCATCCATACTTGCAAGAAGATCTGATATTCATCAAGATGCACCCTATGTTTCTTCT CCTTGTCAGGTGGGTTTGAAGGGGGAGCTGAAAGATAAGCTACCAATAGTTTTGTTTGATGAAGAATTAAGGAAGAGGGATTCACA ATGCTGTGTGTGCTTGGGAGACTTCGAAATCAAAGAGGAGTTACTTCAGATCCCATCTTGCAAACACGTGTTTCACATTGATTGCATTCACCATTGGCTGCAATCCAACACAAGCTGTCCACTATGTAGATGCTCAGTCATCCCTACCGCCACGAAACTCGCCAATCCTGTACCGCCACCTAGCGAATCCGAGCCTAGGCCTGAACCAATCATCCAGCCAAACGTTGCCGTTTCTAACCAGAGTCAACAGGTTGTACCACAGGAACAGCAGCAGCAGGTTACTTCCCCTTCAAGTATGGAAGGAATATCACCATCAAGTCCCATGAGAAGCACAATTCCAAGGGACTGTGGTAGCTCATCCTGGTTTTCATCTATCTGTAGGGGGAATAATGAGATGGGGAATTATCCAGAACAAGAATCAGTTATCATCCACATCCAAACACATAATTCCtga
- the LOC107407519 gene encoding probable E3 ubiquitin-protein ligase RHA4A isoform X2 produces the protein MGLPQSSTSPHLYSQALQLKLYQAFIFSIPILFSIILFLLFYLFYLKRRASTLSTSPSILARRSDIHQDAPYVSSVGLKGELKDKLPIVLFDEELRKRDSQCCVCLGDFEIKEELLQIPSCKHVFHIDCIHHWLQSNTSCPLCRCSVIPTATKLANPVPPPSESEPRPEPIIQPNVAVSNQSQQVVPQEQQQQVTSPSSMEGISPSSPMRSTIPRDCGSSSWFSSICRGNNEMGNYPEQESVIIHIQTHNS, from the exons ATGGGCCTTCCTCAATCTTCAACCTCTCCTCATCTTTACTCTCAAGCACTCCAACTTAAACTATACCAGGCCTTCATTTTCTCAATTCCTATCCTTTTTTCCATCATTCTCTTCCTGTTGTTTTACTTGTTCTATCTCAAGAGGAGGGCTTCAACTCTTTCAACCTCTCCATCCATACTTGCAAGAAGATCTGATATTCATCAAGATGCACCCTATGTTTCTTCT GTGGGTTTGAAGGGGGAGCTGAAAGATAAGCTACCAATAGTTTTGTTTGATGAAGAATTAAGGAAGAGGGATTCACA ATGCTGTGTGTGCTTGGGAGACTTCGAAATCAAAGAGGAGTTACTTCAGATCCCATCTTGCAAACACGTGTTTCACATTGATTGCATTCACCATTGGCTGCAATCCAACACAAGCTGTCCACTATGTAGATGCTCAGTCATCCCTACCGCCACGAAACTCGCCAATCCTGTACCGCCACCTAGCGAATCCGAGCCTAGGCCTGAACCAATCATCCAGCCAAACGTTGCCGTTTCTAACCAGAGTCAACAGGTTGTACCACAGGAACAGCAGCAGCAGGTTACTTCCCCTTCAAGTATGGAAGGAATATCACCATCAAGTCCCATGAGAAGCACAATTCCAAGGGACTGTGGTAGCTCATCCTGGTTTTCATCTATCTGTAGGGGGAATAATGAGATGGGGAATTATCCAGAACAAGAATCAGTTATCATCCACATCCAAACACATAATTCCtga
- the LOC107405472 gene encoding small ribosomal subunit protein bS6c: protein MASSSSLSATRTSLPSSSSSSSSKFPFCPKSFSQFTSPQPIISFTHSLRPFPSKSKPLFGLTRTHKGLAVNAQTLDFSGSFFEGGFGSEDDPPSPPGPGLIAVDDKEEPQCPPGLRQYETMAVLRPDMSEDERLALTQKYEELLVAGGGMYVEVFNRGVIPLAYSIRKRNKAGETNTYLDGIYLLFTYFTKPESIEVLDQTLKTDDDVIRSTSFKIRKRKY, encoded by the exons ATGGCCTCTTCTTCCTCACTCTCTGCCACTCGCACCTCTCTtccttcttcctcctcctcaTCATCCTCCAAATTCCCATTTTGCCCCAAATCGTTTTCCCAATTTACATCTCCCCAACCCATTATATCTTTCACCCACAGCCTTAGACCTTTTCCTTCTAAATCAAAACCTCTGTTTGGCCTAACAAGAACCCACAAAGGCCTAGCCGTCAATGCCCAGACACTGGACTTCTCGGGCTCATTCTTCGAGGGTGGTTTCGGGTCGGAGGACGACCCGCCATCTCCGCCCGGGCCGGGCCTGATTGCCGTGGATGACAAAGAGGAGCCTCAATGCCCACCTGGGCTCAGACAGTACGAAACAATGGCGGTTCTGAGGCCAGACATGTCCGAAGATGAGCGTCTTGCACTTACCCAGAAGTACGAAGAG TTGCTTGTTGCTGGAGGAGGCATGTATGTTGAGGTATTCAACAGAGGGGTCATTCCACTAGCCTATAGCATCAGGAAGAGAAACAAAGCTGGAGAGACTAATACTTACTTGGATGGTATCTATCTTCTCTTCACCTACTTTACAAAACCTGAGTCCATTGAAGTTCTTGACCAGACACTGAAAACAGATGATGATGTCATCCGATCAACGAGTTTCAAAATAAGGAAGAGGAAGTAttag
- the LOC107429793 gene encoding 26S proteasome non-ATPase regulatory subunit 8 homolog A, translated as MDPKLTEVSQLFERFKAAFIRKDFNTCENFLSQLKVLLTGFRSLPPLFEDTPNAVHELTLARDIYEHAVVLSVKVEDQDAFERDFFQLKPYYTDARNRLPQSPQEYPILGLNLLRLLVQNRIAEFHTELELLSSTALENPCIKHAVELEQSFMEGAYNRVLSARQTVPHETYVYFMDLLAKTVRDEIAGCSEKAYDYLSISNARQMLLFTSDKELLNYIEEEHPEWEIKDGSVYFQKAKESAPCKEIPSLQLINQTLSYARELERIV; from the exons ATGGATCCCAAGTTAACAGAAGTTTCCCAACTGTTCGAGCGCTTCAAAGCTGCGTTTATTCGTAAAGATTTCAACACctgtgaaaattttctttcccaGCTGAAG GTCTTGCTGACAGGATTCAGGAGCCTGCCACCATTGTTTGAAGATACTCCTAACGCAGTTCATGAATTAACCCTAGCAA GAGACATATATGAGCATGCTGTCGTCCTCAGTGTGAAGGTTGAGGATCAAGATGCTTTTGAGAGGGATTTCTTTCAGTTGAAGCCTTATTACACAGATGCTCG TAATCGGCTTCCGCAATCACCTCAAGAGTACCCAATCTTAGGTCTCAACTTGTTGAGACTGCTTGTGCAGAACAGAATTGCTGAGTTTCATACTGAACTGGAACTGCTTTCATCCACTGCTTTGGAAAATCCTTGCATTAAGCATGCCGTGGAGTTGGAGCAATCCTTCATGGAGGGGGCTTACAACCGTGTGTTAAGTGCTAGACAGACAGTGCCACATGAgacttatgtttattttatggatCTCCTTGCAAAGACAGTAAG AGATGAAATAGCTGGATGTAGTGAGAAGGCATATGATTATCTTTCAATTAGCAATGCACGGCAAATGTTGCTGTTCACTTCTGACAAAGAACTGCTGAATTATATTGAAGAG GAGCATCCTGAGTGGGAGATAAAGGATGGTTCTGTTTATTTCCAGAAGGCAAAAGAATCTGCACCTTGCAAAGAGATTCCTTCCCTGCAACTCATCAACCAGACTCTTAGTTATGCAAGAGAGTTGGAGCGGATTGTGTAA